From the genome of Triticum aestivum cultivar Chinese Spring chromosome 3B, IWGSC CS RefSeq v2.1, whole genome shotgun sequence, one region includes:
- the LOC123066515 gene encoding uncharacterized protein, with protein sequence MSSFAYQKLKKLPPPPLPATDQQDAHYAVAAAQDHYYRHAAAAIVASRRTWRSRRSSSGGGPRRRGRPLRISSLARALRRRAAAVGGRVRASVARVVTRLKEGGPCVADLFAGNYMFLQVTPSMAAPAAAGVGRGAFLPYYLAVKGKAAGAGAVHGLIRA encoded by the coding sequence ATGAGCAGCTTCGCCTACCAGAAGCTCAAGAAGCTCCCGCCCCCACCCCTTCCCGCCACCGACCAGCAGGACGCGCActacgccgtcgccgccgcgcagGACCACTACTACCGCCACGCGGCGGCCGCGATCGTCGCCagcaggaggacgtggcggagcCGCCGGTCGTCCTCGGGCGGTGGCCCGCGGCGGCGCGGTAGGCCTCTGAGGATCTCGAGCCTGGCGCGGGCgctgcggcggagggcggccgcggTGGGCGGCAGGGTGCGCGCGTCGGTGGCCCGGGTGGTGACTAGGCTCAAGGAAGGCGGTCCCTGTGTGGCCGACCTCTTCGCCGGCAACTACATGTTCCTGCAGGTCACTCCGTCGATGGCCGCGCCCGCCGCGGCCGGGGTCGGTAGGGGGGCCTTCCTGCCATACTACCTTGCCGTCAAGGGcaaggccgccggcgccggcgccgtgcACGGCTTGATCCGCGCCTAG